Below is a window of Malus domestica chromosome 13, GDT2T_hap1 DNA.
GCAGATTAACCATGAAAATCTAAAGCATCAAGTGCAAGCAAATGGGTGGCAAGCATGGCTTTGATTTCACACGTATCTGATGCCAATGTATTTCTGTTTGGAAGTAATCCGTCTATATTTTCAAGCATGGAAGAacctgtagacatcgaaatttcgtaaataaatgttgaccgataaatcaaagtgtcaacgctcatgtattacataaattttacacgtagcgtgtgactcaacgaaaattgaaatgagttggaaaagtcatcaaataggacacgtgtcaacacctggcagaaacgacttatttcatctgggatattatattcaaaattaggcattggaaaattctataaatacaagcccatttcattcatttaaaaggggaccaattcatattacaccttgaagctctgaagctctgaaactccgaagctctcaagcatccaggttcccgaagaatcaagaaagtgttcttcgttcttcgttcatcgttcttccaagatcaagcctcgacggcccttggatcaacaatcatccaccttcaagatcaagccccgacggcccttgaagaaagcgttcttcgttcttcgttcatcgttcttccaagatcaagccccaacggccctttggatcaacaatcatccaccaattcaagatcaagccccgacggcccttgaagaaagcaccatcgttcatcatccgttcatccaagatcaagccccaacggccctttggatcaacaacgtcgacaaatccacacatccaaccgttcttcaagagcaagcccaaaagcccttgaagatccgttcatcactgttcttcaagatcaagcccaaaagcccttggagacccgttcatcactgttcttcaaagatcaagcccaaaaacccctttgaagatccgctcaaatccaccttcaagatcaagtccacggcccttgaagaacgttcataaTTTACTTCCATTTTACACCATCAAtccagtttttatttttcactcttttaattttctttgttccTTGCTGCCTTCTTAATTCTCATTCTCCTATTGTATACAATGCAGTTGATCTTTTGTGTTATTTGATACTTTTATTAGTGGTTCTTGACAGCTTGCATGATGCTTATTGTTGAATGGTTTCTTATTCTCATGCGATTTTTTTCCTCTCTTCGTCCAGCATTCACCAATAAGCGAAAGTTTCTATGATTATATGTTGTTTTACTCTGTCAATTATGGGGTAAAAAGGACACACCTTTAACAATTTTGTGATTGAATTTATATTGCAGTGGGACAACCATATCACACGCCTGCCTTTCTCGGACCCGTCTACTtttgaatttggaatttgggttCGATCGGAAGATTGCTTCTTTCTTCCGGATTAATTTCGTGAATAAATGGTAAGTTTTCCTCTCACAATTCATATGTACATTAGAGTCAATATCATTCATTCTATATTCCTTATTTAATAATAACTTGATTTATGCAACCCTCAAGTTTATTTAGCCATGTCAAATGAACTTTTTCCTGCTTTAATGTAGGGGCAGTTCGATCCGCTGACGGGTCAGCATTAGCAAAGGTTGGTTCAATTGTAATATAAATTCTGTTTATGTGCAGTTTTTAAGTTACTTATATTCtgaatgtaaatttttttcatttagtctgcaatttctgtatttttcatTGGCTTAGGTATTGCATCGACTACTGTTAAACTGCTTCCCTGTGGAACTGCTTCTTAGTCTAGGGAGTTTTTGTGTGACAGGAGACGTATTCACTTTTAAGATTCCCAAAGGACTTCAACATATCAAGTATGGAGGGAAATGATAGAACCAATATGTCAGAGGTTCTTACCTTTTCTGCATTATTCCTCTAATGTAGAgatgatttattttttctttttcaaaaataaaataaaattcattcTTTTTGGCAATTTCTCAATGTAGGTCGGCAATGAAGAAGTTCACTTCGGACAAACAAATGTTCACAATTCTCAACAGTCAAACCAAAGGTATCGTAGGAGCAATCAACAAAGGCAAAGACGACAATCTATGAATTCATCACAGCGGGCTCGAATTTCACTGCGACGACGTGCTAATTATCAAGCCCGATTGAACTCGGTAAATATAGTACAAAATCAAACGGAAGTAAACCAAGATGACATAGGACCAACATCAGCGGgtaactatatttttttttgtctctattaattatatatatatttgtaaatcCATATGTTGTATGAATATTTTTTGTACAAATTATTAAGACACATCCATTAAGATTGAACGATTAGTTATTTTACATTGTCATTGCCTTTCGTACTATCAATGGAAACATCCATTTAATAATTCTGTTATGTCTATAACAATTCCAACATTTGGATTGTATATATTTACCACAGTGACCAACGTTTTAACAAGTactccaaaaataataataataataaggaaAGGAATATGTCTGGAACGGTAAGTGATAAATTTTTTATGTAAACATGGAATAAAAGTTCAACTATAATAATCAAGGGAAAACATAATCATATTATTAGTTCTATAACAACACTAGACCCCCAATGGTTGATTCACGACATGGGGATAAAACAAAATAGTTCTATAAGTTAGAAACCATTCCTTTGTCCTCCTCCTCTCTTCCCGTGACACTATGTGCTAAATTGTCTGCTttaaactaattttattttaccaCTATTATTGTATTTACTCTTTAATAAACTAAGTCTacgtaaactttttttttatttttattttccaatCAAACGAAGAAAAAAAACGTAATGTATACCACTGATTcaattacaaaaacaaaaggaaaaataataataaactaaGTCTAccgtaaacttttttttatttttattttccaatCAAACGAAGAAAAAAAACGTAATGTATACCACTGATTcaattacaaaaacaaaaggaaaaataatagtAAACTAAGTCTAccgtaaacttttttttatttttattttccaatCAAACGAAGAAAAAAAACGTAATGTATACCACTGATTcaattacaaaaacaaaaggaaaaaaaataagtatGTAGGTActtaaataatattatatactTACTAATATTTTTCGTGCATCATTACGTTTCTTGGTTTAGAGCAACAAGATGCATATGTTACTAATGAGAGACAAAGCCAACGAGAGCAATGGCGGGATCAACAACGTATGAGGCGGAATTCAATGAGTTCAAGGCAAAGGCACGATTACTTAGCACAACGACGATCCAATTATCGTGATCAACAAATTCAATGCTCAAACATAATGTTATTTGGTGGCAATACCGATCAAGTTCAACACCCTAACATAGTGCAATTCGATGAAGGCAGTAGCAATCATGTTGAACGACTCAACATAGTGCCGTTTGGAGAAGGCAGCATCAATCAAGTTCCAAGAACAATGCGCTTAACTCATATAAGGCAAATTGCTCGATCGAATAGGGCACGCTTGCCTCAGGATGGACTTATTCAAAGTTTAACTAATAGTGGTAATCGCACAAACTACCATACTACAACTTTGAAAAAGATAAATATCAATATCATCATTATTGTAAACACCACTTATTACCTTACTTCTATTCCATTTCATTAATACAGAAAACACAACAAGGCAATCATTCCGTTCGAATACTCCAATGAATCATTCTTATCCACCCATCATCAATGAAGGTATCGGTTTTGGAATATTAATACCTACAATTTTAACTATGCTCTCTAAATCATAAAACATTTTTAATGTTTCCTTTTGAAGCAGATgattttaatctcattaatgAAAATGAGATCCAGCCTAACGAGGACGTACCACCTCGACAGCATACGATGGGAACAAGGCCAATTCATAATTGTGCTAGAAACTTCAATGAAAACATGGGAATCCCAAGATTTCACATGCCAAATCCAACCACATGTCCAGATTGTCATGCCCGTTTGTTCTCTCATGAAACATTTGAAATGTGTTGCTTACGTGGAAAGCTTGCTCTACCATTGACACCATCCCCTCCTGAAATGACTGAGCTTTTTTGCAACCAATCTGCCCAGGGAAGACATTTTAGGCAGAATATACGAGCTTACAACCACATTTTTGCCTTCACATCAATGGGAGTTCATGTTGACGAAAACCTAGCAACAGGAAGACGTGGTATTTACACATTTCGTGCTCAAGGTTCCATATACCATAAGATTGGAAGTCTCTTGCCTATTGGAGATAGTAGACCAAGATTCCTacaaatgtatatatatgacaCTGCTCATGAAATAGACAATCGGATGAGAGAAAGTGAAGCACTAAACAGAGATGTGGTTGAAAAAATCCAACAAATCTTGAATCAATATAATCCATTTGTGCAAACATTTCACCACCTTGCACAATGTCAAGATTTGCAAAGTTGTAGATTGATTATCAAGGAGCAGCCCACGAATCAACGACAATATTGTCTACCGTCTGCATCTCAGGTTGCTGCAATCATAGTAGGTGGTGAAGGATCAGAAAACATTAGAGGTCGAGATATTGTTGTGCAAACTACGGATGGTCAACTTAAGAGTATCAAAGATTGTGTCGGCTACTATGACCCTTTACAATATCCATTGTTGTTACCTTATGGAACGTACGGATGGGATGTGAATACTCGAAATAATACCAACAGAAAAGTGACATGCTGTGACTATTATTCGTATGTTCTTCAGGTAACCTAAGACCTTCATCTCTGtcaataaatattaatttttaaaacttatattgTGTTGAACAATgaattttatcattttagaTCCGTCAACATGATGAATCGCTTCTACTTCGTGGTGGCCGCGTATTGCAGCAATATGTAGTTGACAACTACGTAAAGATCGAATCACAAAAGCTTAGATGGATGCGTGATAATCAACACACAATTCGATCTGAATTTTATCGAGGACTACAAGACTCATTAATTGCAGGACAAAATAATGCAGGTATGAGGCTAATtagtttataataaaaaaaatatattcttCATGTTCATGTTTTGTCACATTAAATGAGACTTATTAATGggttgaaacaaaacaaacatattTAGACTTATTAACGACTTTTAACAAAACAAATACAGGAAACATTGGTCGTCGTAGGACTATATTACCATCATCTTTTGTTGGTAGTCCCCGTGACATGTATCAAAGGTATCAAGATGCAATGACTTTGGTGCAAAAATATGGAAGACCAGATATTTTCCTAACAATGACATGTAATCCAAATTGGGAAGAAATAAGTGATGAGCTACTACCTGGCCAAGCACCACAAGATCGACCAGATTTGCTTACAAGGGTTTTTCGTGCAAAATTCGAACAGTTGAAGAATgatgttataaaaaaaagtgttttaGGCAGAGTTCTTGCGTATGTATATGTcattgagtttcaaaagcgCGGTCTCCCCCATGTTCACATGCTTCTCATGTTAGAAGAAAATGATAAGCTTAATAGTCCAGATGATTATGATCAAATGGTACGTGCTGAAATACCAATTCCAAATGAAGAGCCTGAATTGTATGGTGCCGTGT
It encodes the following:
- the LOC108172896 gene encoding uncharacterized protein isoform X1, whose protein sequence is MEGNDRTNMSEVGNEEVHFGQTNVHNSQQSNQRYRRSNQQRQRRQSMNSSQRARISLRRRANYQARLNSVNIVQNQTEVNQDDIGPTSAEQQDAYVTNERQSQREQWRDQQRMRRNSMSSRQRHDYLAQRRSNYRDQQIQCSNIMLFGGNTDQVQHPNIVQFDEGSSNHVERLNIVPFGEGSINQVPRTMRLTHIRQIARSNRARLPQDGLIQSLTNSENTTRQSFRSNTPMNHSYPPIINEDDFNLINENEIQPNEDVPPRQHTMGTRPIHNCARNFNENMGIPRFHMPNPTTCPDCHARLFSHETFEMCCLRGKLALPLTPSPPEMTELFCNQSAQGRHFRQNIRAYNHIFAFTSMGVHVDENLATGRRGIYTFRAQGSIYHKIGSLLPIGDSRPRFLQMYIYDTAHEIDNRMRESEALNRDVVEKIQQILNQYNPFVQTFHHLAQCQDLQSCRLIIKEQPTNQRQYCLPSASQVAAIIVGGEGSENIRGRDIVVQTTDGQLKSIKDCVGYYDPLQYPLLLPYGTYGWDVNTRNNTNRKVTCCDYYSYVLQIRQHDESLLLRGGRVLQQYVVDNYVKIESQKLRWMRDNQHTIRSEFYRGLQDSLIAGQNNAGNIGRRRTILPSSFVGSPRDMYQRYQDAMTLVQKYGRPDIFLTMTCNPNWEEISDELLPGQAPQDRPDLLTRVFRAKFEQLKNDVIKKSVLGRVLAYVYVIEFQKRGLPHVHMLLMLEENDKLNSPDDYDQMVRAEIPIPNEEPELYGAVLRHMIHGLCGIHNSRSPCMKRGSCKRNYPKPFAPTTVQGNDSYPVYRRRDNHNPVPLDQNARIMVDNRWVIPYNSWLLLRYDCHINVEICCSIKSVKYLYKYVYKGPDRVAFEVHPEPIQDEIKQFVDARWVCAPEALWRIFKFVTNRLYPSVERLQIHLPEGQTVHFYPHQRVSDILADDTNSMTMLTEFFTKNTTCPEARRYLYREFPERFRWSQRDKVWSERMNNHKVIGRIYAVSPNEGEKFYLRILLNHVRGPTSFDDLRTVNDIVQPTFKKAVEQRGLLEDDDSITQCLREASNIRMPPVLRRLFVTILVYCEPHGVRRLWDEFHSFMVEDYSVSSTINNTSILNKLLQDLNGLLVQHSKSVSDYDLPQITQDCVRHNTLPRII
- the LOC108172896 gene encoding uncharacterized protein isoform X2; the protein is MNSSQRARISLRRRANYQARLNSVNIVQNQTEVNQDDIGPTSAEQQDAYVTNERQSQREQWRDQQRMRRNSMSSRQRHDYLAQRRSNYRDQQIQCSNIMLFGGNTDQVQHPNIVQFDEGSSNHVERLNIVPFGEGSINQVPRTMRLTHIRQIARSNRARLPQDGLIQSLTNSENTTRQSFRSNTPMNHSYPPIINEDDFNLINENEIQPNEDVPPRQHTMGTRPIHNCARNFNENMGIPRFHMPNPTTCPDCHARLFSHETFEMCCLRGKLALPLTPSPPEMTELFCNQSAQGRHFRQNIRAYNHIFAFTSMGVHVDENLATGRRGIYTFRAQGSIYHKIGSLLPIGDSRPRFLQMYIYDTAHEIDNRMRESEALNRDVVEKIQQILNQYNPFVQTFHHLAQCQDLQSCRLIIKEQPTNQRQYCLPSASQVAAIIVGGEGSENIRGRDIVVQTTDGQLKSIKDCVGYYDPLQYPLLLPYGTYGWDVNTRNNTNRKVTCCDYYSYVLQIRQHDESLLLRGGRVLQQYVVDNYVKIESQKLRWMRDNQHTIRSEFYRGLQDSLIAGQNNAGNIGRRRTILPSSFVGSPRDMYQRYQDAMTLVQKYGRPDIFLTMTCNPNWEEISDELLPGQAPQDRPDLLTRVFRAKFEQLKNDVIKKSVLGRVLAYVYVIEFQKRGLPHVHMLLMLEENDKLNSPDDYDQMVRAEIPIPNEEPELYGAVLRHMIHGLCGIHNSRSPCMKRGSCKRNYPKPFAPTTVQGNDSYPVYRRRDNHNPVPLDQNARIMVDNRWVIPYNSWLLLRYDCHINVEICCSIKSVKYLYKYVYKGPDRVAFEVHPEPIQDEIKQFVDARWVCAPEALWRIFKFVTNRLYPSVERLQIHLPEGQTVHFYPHQRVSDILADDTNSMTMLTEFFTKNTTCPEARRYLYREFPERFRWSQRDKVWSERMNNHKVIGRIYAVSPNEGEKFYLRILLNHVRGPTSFDDLRTVNDIVQPTFKKAVEQRGLLEDDDSITQCLREASNIRMPPVLRRLFVTILVYCEPHGVRRLWDEFHSFMVEDYSVSSTINNTSILNKLLQDLNGLLVQHSKSVSDYDLPQITQDCVRHNTLPRII